One genomic window of Eptesicus fuscus isolate TK198812 chromosome 6, DD_ASM_mEF_20220401, whole genome shotgun sequence includes the following:
- the FCER2 gene encoding LOW QUALITY PROTEIN: low affinity immunoglobulin epsilon Fc receptor (The sequence of the model RefSeq protein was modified relative to this genomic sequence to represent the inferred CDS: substituted 1 base at 1 genomic stop codon) yields the protein MEESSYSDVLQLRRGRRPCCRRGTQVVLLGLVTATLWAGLLTLLLLWHRDTVQGLRQLEDIAARNVSQVSKDVERHKGDQMAQQSQAQGPVWGMRGPDRLAHHXASALQPVAQALQSMEEIQAEQKRMEIQDSELSRNLDGLLEDLSNFKSQGLNERRTALDSLERLQEEVAKLWIELRVSNGSVCNTCPEQWVSFQRKCYYFGEGAKRWFQARQACRRLRGRLVSIHSQEEQDFLAKHSNKKGSWIGLRDLDREGEFVWMDQRPLDYSNWRPGEPNNGAQGEDCVMLLGSGQWNDAFCGSYLDGWVCDQLATC from the exons ATGGAGGAAAGCTCATACTCAG ATGTCTTGCAGCTGCGCAGAGGGCGGCGGCCGTGCTGCAGGCGCGGGACGCAGGTTGTGCTGTTGGGGCTGGTGACGGCCACGCTGTGGGCCGGGCTGCTGACCCTGCTTCTCCTGTGGC aCCGGGACACCGTGCAGGGCCTGAGACAGCTGGAGGACATCGCTGCCCGGAACG tcTCTCAGGTTTCCAAGGACGTGGAAAGACATAAGGGTGACCAGATGGCCCAGCagtcccagg CCCAGGGGCCTGTGTGGGGAATGCGTGGCCCTGACAGACTTGCTCACCACTGAGCCTCTGCCCTGCAACCAGTGGCCCAGGCGCTGCAGAGCATGGAGGAAATCCAAGCAGAACAGAAGAGAATGGAAAttcagg ACTCTGAGCTCTCTCGGAACCTGGATGGACTGCTAGAGGACCTGAGCAACTTCAAGTCCCAGG GCTTAAATGAGAGACGCACGGCCTTGGATTCATTGGAAAGACTCCAGGAGGAGGTGGCAAAGCTGTGGATAGAGCTTCGAGTGTCCAACG GCTCCGTGTGCAACACGTGCCCTGAGCAGTGGGTCAGTTTCCAGCGGAAGTGCTACTACTTCGGGGAGGGCGCCAAGCGGTGGTTCCAGGCGCGGCAGGCCTGCCGCCGGCTCCGGGGGAGGCTGGTCAGCATCCACAgccaggaggagcag GACTTCCTGGCCAAACACAGCAACaagaagggctcctggattggccTCCGGGACCTGGACAGGGAGGGAGAATTTGTCTGGATGGACCAGCGCCCCCTGGACTATAg CAACTGGCGGCCCGGGGAGCCCAACAACGGGGCCCAGGGCGAGGACTGCGTGATGCTGCTGGGCTCCGGGCAGTGGAACGACGCCTTCTGCGGCAGCTACCTCGACGGCTGGGTGTGTGACCAGCTGGCCACCTGCTGA
- the TRAPPC5 gene encoding trafficking protein particle complex subunit 5, with amino-acid sequence MEARFTRGKSALLERALARPRTEVSLSAFALLFSELVQHCQSRVFSVAELQARLAALGRQVGARVLDALVAREKGARRETKVLGALLFVKGAVWKALFGKEADKLEQANDDARTFYIIEREPLINTYISVPKENSTLNCASFTAGIVEAVLTHSGFPAKVTAHWHKGTTLMIKFEEAVIARDRALEGR; translated from the coding sequence ATGGAGGCGCGCTTCACGCGGGGGAAGTCGGCGCTGCTGGAGCGCGCGCTGGCGCGGCCGCGCACCGAGGTGAGCCTGAGCGCCTTCGCGCTGCTCTTCTCGGAGCTGGTGCAGCACTGCCAGAGCCGCGTGTTCTCCGTGGCCGAGCTGCAGGCGCGCCTGGCCGCGCTGGGCCGCCAGGTGGGCGCGCGCGTTCTCGACGCGCTGGTGGCTCGCGAGAAGGGTGCCCGGCGCGAGACCAAGGTGCTGGGCGCCCTGCTCTTCGTCAAGGGTGCCGTGTGGAAGGCGCTCTTCGGCAAGGAGGCCGACAAGCTGGAGCAGGCCAACGACGACGCGCGCACCTTCTACATCATCGAGCGGGAGCCGCTCATCAACACTTACATCTCGGTGCCCAAGGAGAACAGCACGCTCAACTGTGCCAGCTTCACCGCGGGCATCGTGGAGGCGGTGCTCACACACAGCGGCTTCCCCGCCAAGGTCACGGCACACTGGCACAAGGGCACCACGCTCATGATCAAGTTCGAGGAGGCTGTCATTGCCCGAGACCGGGCCCTCGAGGGCCGCTGA
- the MCEMP1 gene encoding mast cell-expressed membrane protein 1 isoform X2 produces MEAEEIYINQEAGMQAAAFKDKQRGTPSHREGVDDPNYENITVTLRKQDHPKGSHSPPKSEVPARSRPSSDSARWLHRAFTSLYILLALISIILLVWVLVKNSETSQELLVLKREIWNVSISARECEEGQRQGWSDIQQSIINAKQRIDSANRNVQAGNEKLKKLTEDVSRIKIQSQQIAEMLQKMQNQQPTQPTPK; encoded by the exons ATGGAGGCTGAGGAAATCTACATAAACCAGGAGGCCGGTATGCAGGCAGCAGCCTTCAAAGACAAGCAACGGGGGACACCATCCCATAGAGAAG GTGTAGATGACCCCAACTATGAGAACATCACTGTGACTTTAAGAAAACAGGATCATCCAAAGGGCAGTCACTCACCCCCCAAGAGTGAGG TCCCAGCCCGGTCCAGGCCATCCTCGGACTCTGCCCGGTGGTTGCACAGAGCCTTCACAAGCCTGTACATTCTTCTCGCCCTGATTTCCATCATTCTGTTGGTCTGGGTTCTGGTGAAGA ATTCTGAGACGTCCCAGGAGCTGCTGGTCTTGAAAAGGGAGATCTGGAATG tCTCTATCTCCGCACGTGAATGCGAGGAGGGgcaaaggcagggctggagcgaCATCCAGCAGAGCATCATTAATGCCAAACAGCGCATCGACTCGGCCAACCGCAATGTCCAGGCTGGGAACGAGAAGCTGAAGAAGCTGACAGAAG atgTAAGCCGAATCAAGATTCAATCACAGCAAATCGCTGAGATGCTGCAGAAAATGCAAAATCAAC AGCCCACACAGCCCACACCTAAGTAA
- the MCEMP1 gene encoding mast cell-expressed membrane protein 1 isoform X3, with amino-acid sequence MCGQIGRLRTMEAEEIYINQEAGMQAAAFKDKQRGTPSHREVPARSRPSSDSARWLHRAFTSLYILLALISIILLVWVLVKNSETSQELLVLKREIWNVSISARECEEGQRQGWSDIQQSIINAKQRIDSANRNVQAGNEKLKKLTEDVSRIKIQSQQIAEMLQKMQNQQPTQPTPK; translated from the exons ATGTGTGGACAGATTGGCAGACTCAGGACCATGGAGGCTGAGGAAATCTACATAAACCAGGAGGCCGGTATGCAGGCAGCAGCCTTCAAAGACAAGCAACGGGGGACACCATCCCATAGAGAAG TCCCAGCCCGGTCCAGGCCATCCTCGGACTCTGCCCGGTGGTTGCACAGAGCCTTCACAAGCCTGTACATTCTTCTCGCCCTGATTTCCATCATTCTGTTGGTCTGGGTTCTGGTGAAGA ATTCTGAGACGTCCCAGGAGCTGCTGGTCTTGAAAAGGGAGATCTGGAATG tCTCTATCTCCGCACGTGAATGCGAGGAGGGgcaaaggcagggctggagcgaCATCCAGCAGAGCATCATTAATGCCAAACAGCGCATCGACTCGGCCAACCGCAATGTCCAGGCTGGGAACGAGAAGCTGAAGAAGCTGACAGAAG atgTAAGCCGAATCAAGATTCAATCACAGCAAATCGCTGAGATGCTGCAGAAAATGCAAAATCAAC AGCCCACACAGCCCACACCTAAGTAA
- the MCEMP1 gene encoding mast cell-expressed membrane protein 1 isoform X1 yields MCGQIGRLRTMEAEEIYINQEAGMQAAAFKDKQRGTPSHREGVDDPNYENITVTLRKQDHPKGSHSPPKSEVPARSRPSSDSARWLHRAFTSLYILLALISIILLVWVLVKNSETSQELLVLKREIWNVSISARECEEGQRQGWSDIQQSIINAKQRIDSANRNVQAGNEKLKKLTEDVSRIKIQSQQIAEMLQKMQNQQPTQPTPK; encoded by the exons ATGTGTGGACAGATTGGCAGACTCAGGACCATGGAGGCTGAGGAAATCTACATAAACCAGGAGGCCGGTATGCAGGCAGCAGCCTTCAAAGACAAGCAACGGGGGACACCATCCCATAGAGAAG GTGTAGATGACCCCAACTATGAGAACATCACTGTGACTTTAAGAAAACAGGATCATCCAAAGGGCAGTCACTCACCCCCCAAGAGTGAGG TCCCAGCCCGGTCCAGGCCATCCTCGGACTCTGCCCGGTGGTTGCACAGAGCCTTCACAAGCCTGTACATTCTTCTCGCCCTGATTTCCATCATTCTGTTGGTCTGGGTTCTGGTGAAGA ATTCTGAGACGTCCCAGGAGCTGCTGGTCTTGAAAAGGGAGATCTGGAATG tCTCTATCTCCGCACGTGAATGCGAGGAGGGgcaaaggcagggctggagcgaCATCCAGCAGAGCATCATTAATGCCAAACAGCGCATCGACTCGGCCAACCGCAATGTCCAGGCTGGGAACGAGAAGCTGAAGAAGCTGACAGAAG atgTAAGCCGAATCAAGATTCAATCACAGCAAATCGCTGAGATGCTGCAGAAAATGCAAAATCAAC AGCCCACACAGCCCACACCTAAGTAA